TGGTATTATTTCATAGATAAAAAAAGCGACCCTGGCGTGGGGTCGCTTTAGATTGTTCAGCTGATATATCTGAAATTATTTTTTCAACTAACCAGGGTAACTAATAACCTGAGTCCTCCGAAGTAAGGTTGTCCAGCATCTTATAATCATGCTTTTGTAAAGGTTTTTCGGCTGGCCCCTCAATTACATCACCGGTATATGAAAACCTCGATCCATGGCACGGGCAATCCCAGCTGCGATCCCCGCTATTCCACTCAACTTCGCATCCAACATGCGTACAGGTTGTATCTACAATATGCAGTTGCCCCTTTTCATCCTTATATGCGCCCTTTCTTTCTCCTTTGATACTAATCACGGCTGCCTCATCATTATTTAAGGTATCAGGGTCGATATTGCTTATTTGAAGTTTTCCCTTAATTAAATGCTCCGCAACATCCGCGTTTTGAACTAGAAAATTCTTTATACTAGGGGTTGCATAAAATCTTGATGGTGTAAACAAACGCTGGAAGGCGTTTTCCTTGCCCAATACAATATCCCGCAATAGAAGTGCTGCGGCAGTTCCATTTGACATTCCCCATTTTCTATATCCAGTGGCTATTAAAATGTTTGGCTGTCCAAAGGTTATTTCCCCGATATAAGGGACCTTGTCCAATGTAGTTAAATCCTGGGCGGACCACCGATAAGGAATATCCTCGAGACCGAATACTTGTTGGCCGAAATCTTCCAAAGCCTGATAGTGTTTCATTGTATCCAACCCCTGGCCGGTTTTATGGCTTTCCCCAACAATAAGAACCATTTCTTCACCGTCTATTGTTACGGACCGGATGGATCTTGTTGGTTTACCGGCACTGATAAATATTCCACCAGGGAAACTTTTCTTCGGTTTTGCGGCAAGGATATAGGAACGATCAGCGTACATCCTTGTAGAATATAGACCTAATCCTTCATAAAATGGAAAATGCGAGCAGGCAAGCACATGCTTAGCAGTAACACGATGATCCTTGCTTGTTAATACTACTGGCTGTTTTCTATCTTCAACATTAACTGCTGTCGTGTTTTCGTAGATAAGCCCCCCTTTTTCCGTGATCTTTTCCACAAGATGGGTTAAGTATTTAAGCGGGTGAAACTGTGCCTGGCCCCGCATCATAATTGCATTTTTTATGTCTATATCCAATGGGAATGTTTCAACAGGCCCTCCGTTAATGCCAAGTTTTTCATAGGCCGTCATTTCCTTTTCTATTTTGTCCGCATCTTCATCTGTTGTTGCATACATGTAAGCATCCTGTTCACTGAATTCACAATCAATTTGCAGCTCATTAACAGTGTCTTTTATGAACGTTATTGCTTCCATATTTGCCTCATAATATAACTTAGCCTTGCTTTTTCCAAGACTGGTAATGAGCTCGTCGTATATTAAATCATGCTGGGCAGTTATCTTCGCGGTTGTATGTCCTGTTGTTCCATTTAATATCTGGTCAGCCTCTAGGACGGCAATCTTCAACCCGGCGTTTGCTAATAGGTATGCAGATGTAATTCCGGTAATCCCGCCACCCACAATACAAACATCAACCTGTATATCTTCATCCAGTGCGGGGAACTTGGACTGATCAATAGAATCTGTCCAATAAGACGTAGTAGTCTCCGGCAATTTTCCACCCGTATTACTGTTTTGGGGCATTGTAACCCTCCATTCTGTATTTTGATAATAGTATCAGAATCCCCATTTATAAAAGGAATATACGTTAACGAGATCGGATCTTGATTGAAGCCTTTGTAGCGTAACTCTTACCTTTGTATATTCCCTGGGAAGTCTTCGGGCATTGGCTCATCCCCATCGGTTGATAGTATCCATACCTTTTAAAATTTTTGTGTGGGGCAGGATCGGTGCGCTACAAAGGACTTCAACGATTGTAGTTTGGTTGGACTGAAAAGCACGATTAAAGGCCGGGACTAACCCTTCCGCTTTCTCAACCCGCTCACCTTCCGCTCCCATTGATTTTGCTAGTGCCACATAATCCGGATTCGGTATTTGAGATCCACCCCTGTTTAGTCCCTCAACAACCATACGACTTGTCTCCATAAAATAGGCGTTATTATTGATGATAATTAATGTTATTGGGAGCTTATAGGTAACCGCTGTAATCAGGTCAATAATCGAATGGGCTACACCTCCATCGCCGGCGATGCACACCACCTGTCGCCCTGGAAATGTCAATTGGGCCGCGATGCCTGCTGGCAACCCAAAGCCAAGTGTACGCCATCTTCCTGAAACAAGTAACTCTTGTCCACGATATTGAAAAATTCGTTCCAGCCAAAGCGTATGATCACCTGTATCTACTGCCATCACTGCATCAGGATTGATACACTTGCCCAGTTCCGCAAAAACATGGGCTGGGGGAATTTTTTCCGACACTTCTCCAATCTCAGACTGAATCTGTTTATTCCA
This Virgibacillus phasianinus DNA region includes the following protein-coding sequences:
- a CDS encoding FAD-dependent oxidoreductase; this translates as MPQNSNTGGKLPETTTSYWTDSIDQSKFPALDEDIQVDVCIVGGGITGITSAYLLANAGLKIAVLEADQILNGTTGHTTAKITAQHDLIYDELITSLGKSKAKLYYEANMEAITFIKDTVNELQIDCEFSEQDAYMYATTDEDADKIEKEMTAYEKLGINGGPVETFPLDIDIKNAIMMRGQAQFHPLKYLTHLVEKITEKGGLIYENTTAVNVEDRKQPVVLTSKDHRVTAKHVLACSHFPFYEGLGLYSTRMYADRSYILAAKPKKSFPGGIFISAGKPTRSIRSVTIDGEEMVLIVGESHKTGQGLDTMKHYQALEDFGQQVFGLEDIPYRWSAQDLTTLDKVPYIGEITFGQPNILIATGYRKWGMSNGTAAALLLRDIVLGKENAFQRLFTPSRFYATPSIKNFLVQNADVAEHLIKGKLQISNIDPDTLNNDEAAVISIKGERKGAYKDEKGQLHIVDTTCTHVGCEVEWNSGDRSWDCPCHGSRFSYTGDVIEGPAEKPLQKHDYKMLDNLTSEDSGY